A genomic window from Micromonospora ferruginea includes:
- a CDS encoding SDR family oxidoreductase, whose amino-acid sequence MRCLVTGATGYIGGRLAPRLLTEGHTVRCLARKAGRLRDVPWAAEAEIVEGDLRRPETLPAAFEGVDVAYYLVHSLGQRGFEAADREAATNFAEAARAAGVRRIVYLGGPEPAERNGLPSAHLRSRAEVARILLDSGVPTAVLRAAVIIGSGSASFEMLRYLTERLPAMVTPRWVRNRIQPIAVRDVLRYLAGCAHLPAEVNRGFDIAGPDVLTFAQMMQRYARVAGLRPRIILPVRPLTPGLSSHWVGLITPVPNAIARPLVESLIHEAVAHEHDIARYVPDPPEGLTGFDQAVGLALTKVRDAQVETRWSNASGPDAPAEPLPSDPDWSGGTAYTDVREQAVGAPPAALWRVIEGVGGEHGWYSFPLAWSVRGWLDRLVGGVGLRRGRRDPHRLQVGEALDFWRVEEIVPGELLRLRAEMRVPGRAWLEMRAEPAGAGHSRYVQRAVFLPHGLPGHLYWASVAPFHAVVFGGMARNIARGAEHPTG is encoded by the coding sequence GTGAGATGCCTCGTCACCGGTGCCACCGGCTACATCGGCGGGCGCCTCGCGCCCCGGCTCCTGACCGAGGGGCACACGGTGCGCTGCCTGGCCCGCAAGGCCGGGCGGCTGCGCGACGTGCCCTGGGCCGCCGAGGCCGAGATCGTCGAGGGCGACCTGCGCCGGCCGGAGACGTTGCCGGCCGCGTTCGAGGGCGTGGACGTCGCCTACTACCTGGTCCACTCGCTGGGCCAGCGCGGCTTCGAGGCGGCCGACCGGGAGGCCGCGACGAACTTCGCCGAGGCGGCCCGCGCCGCGGGCGTACGCCGGATCGTCTACCTGGGTGGGCCGGAGCCGGCGGAACGGAACGGCCTGCCCTCGGCGCACCTGCGCTCGCGCGCGGAGGTGGCCCGGATCCTGCTCGACAGCGGCGTGCCGACCGCGGTGCTGCGGGCGGCGGTGATCATCGGGTCCGGCTCGGCCTCGTTCGAGATGCTGCGCTACCTGACCGAGCGGCTGCCGGCGATGGTCACCCCGCGCTGGGTGCGCAACCGGATCCAGCCGATCGCGGTCCGCGACGTGCTGCGCTACCTGGCCGGCTGCGCGCACCTGCCCGCGGAGGTGAACCGCGGCTTCGACATCGCCGGCCCGGACGTGCTGACGTTCGCGCAGATGATGCAGCGCTACGCCCGGGTGGCCGGGCTACGGCCGCGGATCATCCTGCCGGTGCGCCCGCTCACCCCGGGGCTCTCCTCGCACTGGGTCGGCCTGATCACCCCGGTGCCGAACGCGATCGCCCGGCCGCTGGTGGAGAGCCTGATCCACGAGGCGGTGGCACACGAGCACGACATCGCCCGGTACGTGCCCGACCCGCCGGAGGGACTGACCGGCTTCGACCAGGCGGTCGGGCTGGCGCTGACCAAGGTGCGCGACGCGCAGGTCGAGACGCGCTGGTCGAACGCCAGCGGGCCGGACGCGCCGGCCGAGCCGCTGCCGTCGGACCCGGACTGGTCCGGCGGCACCGCCTACACCGACGTGCGGGAGCAGGCCGTCGGTGCGCCGCCGGCCGCGTTGTGGCGGGTCATCGAGGGCGTCGGCGGCGAGCACGGCTGGTATTCGTTCCCGCTGGCCTGGTCGGTGCGCGGCTGGCTGGACCGGCTGGTCGGCGGCGTGGGGCTGCGCCGGGGCCGGCGCGACCCGCACCGGCTCCAGGTCGGCGAGGCGCTGGACTTCTGGCGGGTCGAGGAGATCGTGCCGGGCGAGCTGCTGCGGCTGCGCGCCGAGATGCGGGTGCCCGGCCGGGCCTGGCTGGAGATGCGCGCCGAGCCGGCCGGGGCCGGCCACAGCCGCTACGTGCAGCGCGCCGTCTTCCTCCCGCACGGGCTCCCCGGCCACCTCTACTGGGCCTCGGTCGCCCCGTTCCACGCGGTCGTCTTCGGCGGCATGGCCCGCAACATCGCCCGCGGCGCCGAACACCCGACGGGGTAA
- the glyA gene encoding serine hydroxymethyltransferase, which yields MENARDTFWGPDFEQLSTVDPEIAGVVLGELERLRGGLQLIASENLTSPAVLAALGSTLTNKYAEGYPGRRYYGGCAEVDRAEELGVARAKELFGAEHANLQPHSGASANLAAYAALVQPGDTVLAMDLPHGGHLTHGSRVNFSGRWFHPVGYTVRPDTETIDYDEVRDLARAHRPKLIICGATAYPRLIDFARFREIADEVGAYLMVDAAHFVGLVAGGAIPSPVPHADVVTATTHKVLRGPRGGMILCRESLAARIDKAVFPFTQGGPLMHAVAAKAVALREAAQPEFRTYAAQVVANARALADGLTAEGLRPVSGGTDTHLALLDLRETGVTGAQAEARCDAAGITLNKNAIPYDPQPPMVASGIRVGTPSVTTQGMREGEMRRIAALICRAVRTDPESPGGADDLARVAADVTELVSTFPAYPRG from the coding sequence GTGGAGAACGCGAGGGACACCTTCTGGGGGCCGGACTTCGAGCAGCTCAGCACCGTCGACCCGGAGATCGCCGGGGTGGTGCTGGGGGAGCTGGAACGGCTGCGCGGCGGCCTGCAACTGATCGCCAGCGAGAACCTCACCTCGCCGGCGGTGCTGGCCGCGTTGGGTTCCACGCTCACCAACAAGTACGCCGAGGGCTATCCGGGCCGTCGCTACTACGGCGGCTGCGCCGAGGTGGACCGGGCCGAGGAGCTGGGCGTCGCCCGGGCGAAGGAGTTGTTCGGCGCCGAGCACGCCAACCTCCAGCCGCACTCCGGGGCGAGCGCCAACCTGGCCGCGTACGCGGCGCTGGTGCAGCCCGGCGACACGGTGCTGGCGATGGACCTGCCGCACGGCGGGCACCTGACCCACGGCAGCCGGGTGAACTTCTCCGGCAGGTGGTTCCACCCGGTCGGCTACACCGTGCGGCCGGACACCGAGACGATCGACTACGACGAGGTCCGTGACCTGGCCCGGGCGCACCGGCCGAAGCTGATCATCTGCGGCGCGACCGCGTACCCCCGGTTGATCGACTTCGCCCGGTTCCGGGAGATCGCCGACGAGGTCGGCGCGTACCTGATGGTGGACGCCGCGCACTTCGTCGGGCTGGTGGCCGGCGGCGCGATCCCGTCCCCGGTGCCGCACGCCGACGTGGTCACCGCGACCACGCACAAGGTGCTGCGCGGGCCGCGCGGCGGCATGATCCTGTGCCGGGAGTCGCTGGCCGCCCGGATCGACAAGGCGGTCTTCCCGTTCACCCAGGGCGGCCCGCTGATGCACGCGGTCGCCGCCAAGGCGGTCGCGCTGCGCGAGGCCGCGCAGCCCGAGTTCCGCACGTACGCGGCCCAGGTGGTCGCCAACGCCCGGGCGCTCGCCGACGGGCTGACCGCCGAGGGCCTGCGGCCGGTCTCCGGCGGCACCGACACCCACCTGGCCCTGCTCGACCTGCGGGAGACCGGCGTGACCGGCGCGCAGGCCGAGGCCCGCTGCGACGCCGCCGGGATCACGCTGAACAAGAACGCGATTCCGTACGACCCGCAGCCGCCGATGGTCGCCTCCGGCATCCGGGTGGGCACGCCGAGCGTCACCACCCAGGGCATGCGCGAGGGCGAGATGCGGCGGATCGCGGCGTTGATCTGCCGGGCGGTACGCACCGATCCGGAGTCGCCCGGCGGCGCCGACGACCTGGCCCGGGTGGCCGCCGACGTGACCGAGCTGGTCAGCACGTTCCCGGCGTACCCCCGTGGCTGA
- a CDS encoding AtpZ/AtpI family protein, whose protein sequence is MAGDQKPPNTGGPGDVPSGAGQGWTALSYLIGGMLVWGFIGWLVDRWLDTGGVATGIGVVLGMAGGIILVVRRLGTPT, encoded by the coding sequence ATGGCCGGTGACCAGAAACCCCCCAACACTGGCGGCCCGGGCGACGTTCCGTCCGGTGCCGGTCAGGGTTGGACCGCGCTCTCATACCTCATCGGGGGCATGCTCGTCTGGGGTTTCATCGGCTGGTTGGTCGACCGTTGGCTCGATACCGGCGGCGTCGCCACCGGCATCGGGGTCGTGCTCGGCATGGCCGGGGGGATCATCCTGGTCGTCCGCCGGCTGGGCACGCCTACTTAG
- the atpB gene encoding F0F1 ATP synthase subunit A, giving the protein MFGQANVLAQGQAEFPPSVGDFYLPSILPWGAENSYWFTKITAMVWVAVGILIIFFLVSYRKPQLVPTKKQWFAESIYGFVRNNIAVDMIGHAGVRFAPYFTTLFCFILLTNFFAILPFFQISPNSHIAFPAFLAVISYVMFNYVGIRHHGFVKYFKNSLVPPAPWYILPLLIPIELFSTFIVRPFSLAVRLFANMFAGHMLLLVFTLGGFAMLSANVWLAPVSVLSWVMTIALTFLEFLVICLQAYVFTVLTASYVQGALADEH; this is encoded by the coding sequence GTGTTCGGACAGGCGAACGTCCTGGCTCAGGGCCAGGCGGAATTCCCACCGAGCGTGGGGGACTTCTACCTGCCCAGCATCCTGCCCTGGGGTGCGGAGAACTCGTACTGGTTCACCAAGATCACGGCGATGGTGTGGGTCGCCGTCGGTATCTTGATCATTTTCTTCCTGGTCAGCTACCGCAAGCCGCAGCTGGTCCCCACCAAGAAGCAGTGGTTCGCCGAGTCCATCTACGGCTTCGTGCGGAACAACATCGCGGTGGACATGATCGGGCACGCGGGGGTGCGGTTCGCTCCCTACTTCACCACGCTCTTCTGCTTCATCCTGCTGACGAACTTCTTCGCGATCCTGCCGTTCTTCCAGATCTCGCCGAACTCGCACATCGCGTTCCCGGCCTTCCTCGCCGTGATCAGCTACGTGATGTTCAACTACGTCGGCATCCGGCACCACGGCTTCGTGAAGTACTTCAAGAACTCTCTGGTTCCGCCGGCGCCCTGGTACATCCTGCCGCTGCTGATCCCGATCGAGCTCTTCTCGACCTTCATCGTCCGGCCGTTCTCGCTGGCCGTCCGTCTCTTCGCGAACATGTTCGCCGGCCACATGCTCCTGCTGGTCTTCACGCTCGGCGGGTTCGCCATGCTCAGCGCCAACGTCTGGCTGGCGCCGGTGTCGGTGCTGTCCTGGGTGATGACCATCGCGCTGACCTTCCTCGAGTTCCTGGTGATCTGTCTGCAGGCGTACGTCTTCACGGTGCTGACCGCCAGCTACGTGCAGGGCGCACTCGCCGACGAGCACTGA
- a CDS encoding ATP synthase F0 subunit C yields the protein MDIYAAVEGSTAAIGYGLAAIGPGIGVGLVFSAYIQSTARQPESSRMTLPYVWIGFAVIEALALLGIAFGFIWAGNV from the coding sequence ATGGACATCTACGCCGCGGTAGAGGGCAGCACCGCCGCCATCGGCTACGGTCTCGCGGCCATCGGCCCGGGCATCGGCGTTGGCCTGGTCTTCTCGGCCTACATCCAGTCGACCGCCCGCCAGCCGGAGTCGTCCCGGATGACCCTGCCCTACGTCTGGATCGGCTTCGCCGTCATCGAGGCCCTGGCGCTGCTGGGCATCGCGTTCGGCTTCATCTGGGCCGGCAACGTCTGA
- a CDS encoding F0F1 ATP synthase subunit B, with translation MFFLAAEGGETTHNPIIPVWQEIVVGGIAFIVLCFVLMKFVFPRMEQTFQARVDAIEGGIKRAEAAQAEANQLLEQYRAQLAEARTDAAKIRDDARADAEGIRQDILAKAREESDRVIAAGKEQLQAERATIVRELRTEMGTIAVDLASKIVGESLADEARRKGTVDRFLNGLESTGAR, from the coding sequence ATGTTCTTCCTCGCCGCTGAGGGTGGTGAGACGACCCACAACCCGATCATCCCTGTCTGGCAGGAGATCGTGGTCGGTGGGATCGCCTTCATCGTGCTCTGCTTCGTGCTGATGAAGTTCGTCTTCCCGCGCATGGAGCAGACGTTCCAGGCCCGGGTCGACGCGATCGAGGGTGGCATCAAGCGCGCCGAGGCCGCGCAGGCCGAGGCGAACCAGCTGCTCGAGCAGTACCGCGCGCAGCTCGCCGAGGCGCGCACCGACGCCGCCAAGATCCGCGACGACGCGCGGGCCGACGCCGAGGGCATCCGCCAGGACATCCTCGCCAAGGCGCGCGAGGAGTCCGACCGGGTCATCGCCGCCGGCAAGGAGCAGCTCCAGGCCGAGCGGGCCACCATCGTGCGCGAGCTGCGCACCGAGATGGGCACCATCGCGGTGGACCTGGCCAGCAAGATCGTCGGTGAGTCGCTCGCCGACGAGGCGCGTCGCAAGGGCACCGTGGACCGGTTCCTGAACGGTCTCGAGAGCACGGGGGCCCGCTGA
- a CDS encoding F0F1 ATP synthase subunit delta: protein MQAASRESYAAGVERLDAYVRGAEPSAVATTADDILSVAALLRREPRLRRALSDPARSGEDRGALLTGILSGKVGADALDLLAALVSGRWSTPSELLDGVERLGVEALLASADSAGELGEVEDELFRFGQVVSGSTELSNALSDPMAPAERRAGLTGQLLDGKARPVTVRLVEAALAGFGGRSFVGALTRLVELAADRRDRQVAYVTVAAPLTDEEERRLGARLTEMYGREVSVKQTVDPDVLGGVRVRVGSDLYDGTVLRRLNETRNALAKR from the coding sequence ATGCAGGCCGCCAGCCGGGAGTCGTACGCCGCCGGGGTCGAGCGCCTCGACGCGTACGTCCGCGGCGCGGAGCCGTCGGCGGTGGCCACCACCGCCGACGACATCCTCTCCGTCGCCGCCCTGCTGCGGCGCGAGCCGCGGCTGCGCCGGGCGCTCTCCGACCCGGCCCGCTCCGGCGAGGACCGGGGCGCGCTGCTCACCGGGATCCTGAGCGGCAAGGTCGGCGCGGACGCGCTCGACCTGCTCGCCGCGCTGGTCTCGGGCCGCTGGTCGACCCCGTCGGAACTGCTCGACGGCGTCGAGCGGCTCGGCGTGGAGGCGCTCCTGGCGAGCGCCGACTCGGCCGGCGAGCTGGGCGAGGTCGAGGACGAGCTGTTCCGCTTCGGGCAGGTCGTCTCCGGCTCCACCGAGCTGTCCAACGCGCTCTCCGACCCGATGGCCCCGGCCGAGCGGCGGGCCGGCCTCACCGGCCAGCTCCTCGACGGCAAGGCCCGGCCGGTCACCGTCCGACTCGTCGAGGCCGCGCTCGCCGGCTTCGGGGGACGCTCCTTCGTCGGAGCGCTCACCCGGCTGGTCGAGCTGGCCGCGGACCGGCGGGACCGTCAGGTCGCGTACGTGACCGTGGCGGCTCCGCTGACCGACGAGGAGGAGCGACGCCTCGGTGCCCGCCTCACCGAGATGTACGGTCGGGAGGTGTCCGTCAAGCAGACGGTCGACCCCGACGTGCTCGGCGGAGTGCGCGTGCGGGTCGGCTCCGACCTGTACGACGGCACCGTCCTGCGCCGCCTCAACGAGACCCGCAACGCGCTCGCGAAGCGCTGA
- the atpA gene encoding F0F1 ATP synthase subunit alpha, whose protein sequence is MAELTISTEEIRGALERYVSSYTADVSREEVGTVADAGDGIAHVEGLPSTMTNELLEFEDGTLGVALNLDVREIGVVVLGDFGGIEEGQRVKRTGRVLSVPVGDAFLGRVVNALGEPIDAIGDIANEGFRELELQAPNVMARQSVFEPLQTGIKAIDAMTPVGRGQRQLIIGDRKTGKTTVALDAILNQRDNWRSGDPTKQVRCIYVAIGQKASTIASIKGTLEEAGAMEYTTIVASPASDPAGFKYLAPYTGSSIGQHWMYGGKHVLIVFDDLSKQAEAYRAVSLLLRRPPGREAYPGDVFYLHSRLLERCAKLSDELGGGSMTGLPIIETKANDISAFIPTNVISITDGQIFLETDLFNQGVRPAINVGTSVSRVGGAAQVKPMKKVAGSLRLNLAQFRELEAFAAFASDLDRASQNQLARGSRLVELLKQPNYSPYPVNEQVVSVWAGTEGKLDDVPVGEVRRFESEFLQYLRHKHEGVLASIADNKWGDDIISSLDSAITEFKQVFLGKEDEVRVNEAPAEPLEGEQTRETVTRFRDGTTDRPAES, encoded by the coding sequence ATGGCCGAGCTGACCATCTCGACGGAGGAGATCCGCGGCGCCCTGGAGCGCTACGTCTCCTCCTACACGGCCGACGTCTCCCGTGAGGAGGTCGGCACCGTCGCCGACGCCGGCGACGGCATCGCCCACGTCGAGGGTCTCCCCTCGACCATGACCAACGAGCTCCTGGAGTTCGAGGACGGCACGCTCGGCGTGGCGCTGAACCTCGACGTCCGCGAGATCGGTGTCGTCGTCCTCGGTGACTTCGGCGGGATCGAAGAGGGTCAGCGCGTCAAGCGCACCGGCCGGGTGCTCTCGGTGCCGGTCGGTGACGCGTTCCTCGGCCGCGTGGTCAACGCGCTCGGCGAGCCGATCGACGCCATCGGCGACATCGCCAACGAGGGCTTCCGCGAGCTGGAGCTGCAGGCCCCGAACGTGATGGCCCGGCAGTCGGTGTTCGAGCCGCTGCAGACCGGCATCAAGGCCATCGACGCGATGACCCCGGTCGGCCGCGGTCAGCGTCAGCTGATCATTGGCGACCGGAAGACCGGCAAGACCACGGTCGCGCTGGACGCCATCCTCAACCAGCGGGACAACTGGCGCTCCGGCGACCCGACCAAGCAGGTCCGCTGCATCTACGTCGCGATCGGCCAGAAGGCCTCCACCATCGCCTCCATCAAGGGGACGCTGGAGGAGGCCGGCGCGATGGAGTACACCACCATCGTCGCCTCCCCGGCCTCCGACCCGGCCGGCTTCAAGTACCTCGCGCCCTACACCGGCTCGTCCATCGGGCAGCACTGGATGTACGGCGGCAAGCACGTCCTGATCGTCTTCGACGACCTGAGCAAGCAGGCCGAGGCGTACCGGGCCGTGTCGCTGCTGCTGCGCCGCCCGCCGGGCCGTGAGGCCTACCCGGGTGACGTCTTCTACCTGCACTCCCGTCTGCTGGAGCGCTGCGCCAAGCTCTCCGACGAGCTGGGTGGCGGCTCGATGACCGGTCTGCCGATCATCGAGACCAAGGCGAACGACATCTCGGCGTTCATCCCGACCAACGTCATCTCGATCACCGACGGCCAGATCTTCCTCGAGACGGACCTGTTCAACCAGGGCGTCCGTCCGGCCATCAACGTCGGCACCTCGGTCTCCCGGGTCGGTGGCGCCGCGCAGGTGAAGCCGATGAAGAAGGTCGCCGGCTCGCTGCGGCTCAACCTGGCCCAGTTCCGTGAGCTGGAGGCGTTCGCCGCCTTCGCCTCCGACCTGGACCGCGCCTCGCAGAACCAGCTCGCCCGTGGTTCCCGCCTGGTCGAGCTGCTCAAGCAGCCGAACTACTCGCCGTACCCGGTCAACGAGCAGGTCGTCTCCGTCTGGGCCGGCACCGAGGGCAAGCTGGACGACGTCCCGGTCGGCGAGGTCCGCCGCTTCGAGTCGGAGTTCCTGCAGTACCTCCGGCACAAGCACGAGGGCGTGCTGGCCTCGATCGCGGACAACAAGTGGGGCGATGACATCATCTCCTCGCTGGACTCCGCGATCACCGAGTTCAAGCAGGTCTTCCTGGGCAAGGAGGACGAGGTCCGGGTCAACGAGGCGCCGGCCGAGCCGCTGGAGGGCGAGCAGACCCGCGAGACGGTGACCCGCTTCCGCGACGGCACCACCGACCGCCCGGCCGAGAGCTGA
- a CDS encoding F0F1 ATP synthase subunit gamma, which yields MAAQVRVLRQRIRSAKGMKKITKAMELVATSRIAKAQAKVAASLPYAEAITGVLTALASNARIDHPLLTPRERVRRAGVLLVTADRGLAGGYSSNAIRTAESLIARLRADGKEPVLYVIGRKGVAFYRFRNREIAGSWTGFSEQPSFDDAREVGDTLIKAFTAGADDTDGHAGADGILGVDELHIVYTEFKSLMTQNPVTRIVGPMQVEDRPRSEGLLPAYEFEPEPESLLDALLPKYINTRIYAALLESAASESAARRRAMKSATDNAEEMIEKYTREMNSARQAGITQEISEIVGGANALAASGSEV from the coding sequence ATGGCCGCCCAGGTACGCGTTCTCCGACAGCGGATCCGTTCCGCCAAGGGGATGAAGAAGATCACCAAGGCGATGGAGCTCGTCGCGACGAGCCGCATCGCCAAGGCCCAGGCCAAGGTGGCGGCGTCGCTGCCGTACGCCGAGGCGATCACCGGCGTGCTGACGGCGCTGGCCTCGAACGCGCGGATCGACCACCCGCTGCTCACCCCGCGCGAGCGGGTGCGGCGGGCGGGCGTCCTGCTGGTCACGGCCGACCGTGGCCTGGCCGGCGGGTACAGCTCGAACGCGATCCGGACCGCCGAGTCGCTGATCGCCCGGCTGCGCGCCGACGGCAAGGAGCCGGTGCTCTACGTCATCGGCCGCAAGGGCGTGGCGTTCTACCGGTTCCGCAACCGGGAGATCGCCGGGAGCTGGACGGGCTTCTCCGAGCAGCCGTCGTTCGACGACGCCCGCGAGGTCGGTGACACGCTGATCAAGGCGTTCACCGCCGGCGCGGACGACACCGACGGCCACGCCGGCGCGGACGGGATCCTCGGCGTGGACGAGCTGCACATCGTCTACACCGAGTTCAAGTCCCTGATGACGCAGAACCCGGTGACCCGGATCGTCGGTCCGATGCAGGTCGAGGACCGGCCCCGGTCCGAGGGGCTGCTGCCGGCGTACGAGTTCGAGCCGGAGCCGGAGTCGCTGCTCGACGCGCTCCTGCCGAAGTACATCAACACGCGGATCTACGCGGCGTTGCTGGAGTCGGCGGCGAGCGAGTCGGCCGCCCGTCGGCGGGCGATGAAGAGCGCCACCGACAACGCCGAAGAGATGATCGAGAAGTACACGCGTGAGATGAACTCGGCCCGTCAGGCCGGGATCACCCAGGAGATCAGTGAGATCGTCGGCGGCGCGAACGCGCTGGCCGCGTCGGGAAGTGAAGTGTGA